The Prosthecobacter sp. SYSU 5D2 genome has a window encoding:
- a CDS encoding DEAD/DEAH box helicase, producing MSAAAVIQLTQEQRESIIAALNLFESHIVSRGAALMRERAVRSLRRVEDGLGLEARVQGGKLYTTTLFFDGPEAVTDCTCPYQHDCKHAAAVILELRKHAGHAKSVASPAGTLSGRPEKPTAFEVPSLPPDSFAGQIEAKVGKKLNKTALKFLATVEPWWLNKTSLVDQMEIHQACGRSNYWGYRQLSLWPDELPPTTLWEFIAYLAMAMKKSSLEMPPPLPEVVDPMLQKELLKKWQRLQEIEEWKKNLGSWQEPEEEAGAPAPELRLVLHSSAALIQVRHPGDAEFGKVTQKLLKELSQNASHGPSYGPSYGPQVPQLSAGSSIVLQSAQGMYREVIGSEIGAMSESLNRSLARLISSQDMFFLHVASASGEPVQISEEALKWELLPALDATGNYKLRLLTAEGIAPPPPVAILPGSPMHYVTSEVVYPLSYWPFKNERQTWPVTIPAQALETREGVSALAKLGLEPPARLAGKIKLVKADITIRSGIHRYSHSPSEYFRLDAKASFGGVEAPRVWNGSQWITHYRHQASQKNSAQLIQLDKSALSPTGAWLRQMSLRPTSDGEAKVEQRIVGKDWPDQFLAWLDRRPPGINVELDAELATLRDGKVAGTMRLDIEESKSGVDWFDLSLALDVSDHTLTQEEIDLLLKAKGRWVKLGSKGWRKLEFDLSTQQQQDLADLGLSTHQLTGEKQRLHALQLGSVARGDSHLLPAERAQQVRRRLEEIETRVTPDQPAAISATLRQYQTEGFHFLAYLSTNRFGGVLADDMGLGKTLQALTWMAWLRAEQKVKEPLLVVCPKSVQDNWRAEAARFCPDLKVEVWNRSNAGKTGLDGQADLLVIHYPHLRIHEETLREVSWGAVILDEAQAIKNPTSQSAKAACALDARHRLALTGTPIENRLLDLWSIFAFAMPGILGSRASFNRIFDASEDPLARRRLAARTKPFLLRRTKQEVATDLPDRVEEDLIVEMEGTQATLYQAEIKRARAQLLKVETSRQLDKFRFNILTSLLRLRQICCDPRLIGLEKAAVPEEAQPGKRKKKAAASKVESAKLAALIEQMEPIMEEGQKVLVFSQFVEMLEIIQAETSQQGWTTFILTGATEDRGALVSAFQEHDGPAIFLISLKAGGFGLNLTAASYVILYDPWWNPAVEAQAIDRTHRIGQKQTVFAYRLLIKDSIEEKIRMLQKQKGALAQDILGEESFAQGLTLSDFSFLLG from the coding sequence ATGTCCGCTGCCGCCGTCATTCAGCTCACCCAGGAACAAAGAGAATCCATCATTGCAGCGCTGAATCTCTTTGAGTCTCACATCGTCAGCCGGGGTGCGGCCCTCATGCGTGAACGGGCGGTGCGCAGCCTGCGCCGGGTGGAGGACGGGCTGGGGCTGGAGGCCAGGGTCCAGGGGGGGAAGCTTTATACGACCACTCTTTTCTTTGATGGCCCGGAAGCCGTCACAGACTGCACCTGCCCCTACCAACATGACTGCAAACACGCCGCCGCCGTCATCCTGGAACTGCGCAAACACGCTGGCCATGCCAAATCCGTCGCATCCCCAGCCGGCACTCTTTCAGGCAGACCGGAAAAACCCACGGCATTCGAAGTCCCATCCCTTCCTCCCGATTCTTTCGCCGGCCAGATCGAAGCCAAAGTGGGCAAAAAGCTGAACAAAACAGCCCTCAAATTCCTCGCTACAGTGGAGCCCTGGTGGCTGAACAAAACCTCCTTGGTGGATCAAATGGAGATTCATCAGGCCTGTGGCCGCAGCAATTACTGGGGCTACCGTCAGCTCAGCCTGTGGCCGGATGAACTGCCTCCCACCACTCTCTGGGAATTCATCGCCTACCTGGCCATGGCCATGAAGAAATCCAGCCTGGAGATGCCGCCCCCACTCCCCGAAGTCGTGGACCCAATGCTGCAAAAAGAGCTTCTGAAAAAATGGCAGCGCCTTCAGGAGATCGAAGAGTGGAAAAAAAATCTCGGCAGCTGGCAGGAGCCTGAGGAGGAAGCCGGTGCTCCCGCTCCAGAACTCCGCCTCGTCCTGCATTCCAGCGCCGCATTGATCCAGGTCCGTCATCCAGGCGATGCGGAGTTTGGCAAAGTCACCCAAAAACTGCTCAAGGAACTCAGTCAAAATGCCTCTCACGGGCCTTCCTATGGCCCTTCTTACGGGCCACAAGTCCCCCAGCTCAGCGCTGGCTCCAGCATCGTGCTGCAGTCAGCCCAGGGCATGTACCGCGAAGTCATCGGCTCAGAGATTGGTGCGATGTCAGAAAGCCTGAACCGCAGTCTGGCCCGCCTGATCAGCAGTCAGGACATGTTTTTCCTGCATGTCGCCTCCGCCTCCGGGGAGCCGGTACAGATTTCTGAAGAAGCCCTGAAATGGGAGCTTCTGCCAGCCCTGGACGCCACCGGCAATTACAAGCTGCGCCTGTTGACCGCAGAAGGCATAGCACCGCCACCGCCCGTCGCCATTCTTCCCGGCAGCCCCATGCATTACGTCACCAGCGAGGTGGTTTATCCCCTGTCTTACTGGCCCTTCAAAAATGAACGGCAAACCTGGCCGGTCACCATTCCTGCCCAGGCCTTGGAGACACGCGAGGGCGTCAGTGCCCTGGCCAAGCTGGGCCTCGAACCACCGGCCCGGCTGGCCGGGAAAATCAAGCTGGTCAAGGCGGACATTACCATCCGCAGCGGGATCCACCGCTATTCCCATTCCCCCAGTGAATACTTTCGCCTGGACGCCAAAGCCTCTTTCGGCGGCGTGGAAGCACCCCGGGTCTGGAATGGCAGCCAATGGATCACCCACTACCGCCACCAGGCCTCCCAGAAGAATTCCGCGCAGCTCATCCAGCTCGACAAATCCGCCCTTTCCCCGACAGGGGCCTGGTTGCGCCAGATGTCCCTGCGCCCCACCAGCGACGGCGAAGCAAAAGTGGAACAACGCATCGTCGGCAAAGACTGGCCGGACCAGTTCCTCGCCTGGCTGGACCGCCGTCCGCCCGGCATCAACGTGGAACTGGATGCCGAGCTGGCCACCCTTCGCGATGGCAAGGTGGCCGGGACGATGCGCCTGGACATTGAGGAATCCAAAAGCGGTGTGGACTGGTTTGATCTCAGCCTGGCCTTGGATGTAAGCGACCACACCCTGACTCAAGAAGAAATTGACCTCCTGCTGAAGGCCAAGGGCAGATGGGTCAAGCTGGGGAGCAAAGGCTGGCGGAAGCTTGAATTCGACCTCTCCACCCAGCAGCAGCAGGACCTGGCCGATCTGGGCCTCTCCACCCATCAGCTCACCGGGGAGAAACAACGTCTTCACGCATTGCAGCTCGGCAGTGTGGCCCGTGGTGACAGCCATCTCCTTCCTGCGGAACGCGCGCAGCAGGTGCGCCGCCGGCTGGAGGAAATCGAAACCCGCGTCACCCCGGACCAACCTGCCGCGATCAGTGCCACGCTGCGCCAGTATCAAACCGAGGGATTCCATTTCCTGGCCTACCTCTCCACCAACCGCTTCGGCGGCGTGCTGGCGGATGACATGGGCCTGGGCAAGACCCTGCAAGCCCTCACCTGGATGGCTTGGCTACGCGCCGAACAAAAAGTAAAGGAACCACTGCTCGTCGTCTGCCCGAAGTCCGTCCAGGACAACTGGCGTGCCGAGGCCGCCCGCTTCTGCCCGGACTTGAAAGTGGAAGTCTGGAACCGTAGCAATGCCGGCAAAACCGGTCTGGATGGCCAGGCAGACCTCCTCGTCATCCACTACCCGCATCTTCGCATCCACGAAGAAACCCTCCGTGAGGTGAGCTGGGGAGCCGTCATTTTGGACGAGGCCCAGGCCATCAAGAACCCCACCTCCCAAAGTGCCAAAGCCGCCTGCGCTCTGGATGCCCGGCATCGCCTGGCACTCACCGGCACGCCAATTGAAAACCGCCTGCTGGATCTCTGGTCCATCTTCGCCTTTGCCATGCCCGGCATCCTCGGCAGCCGTGCCAGCTTTAACCGCATCTTTGATGCTAGCGAGGACCCGCTGGCCCGCCGCCGCCTGGCCGCCCGCACCAAGCCCTTTCTCCTGCGCCGCACCAAACAAGAAGTCGCCACCGACCTGCCGGACCGCGTGGAGGAAGACCTCATCGTGGAAATGGAAGGCACCCAGGCCACCCTCTACCAGGCGGAGATCAAACGTGCACGCGCGCAGCTCCTCAAAGTCGAAACCAGCCGCCAGCTAGACAAGTTTCGTTTTAACATTCTCACCAGCCTCCTGCGCCTGCGCCAGATCTGCTGCGACCCACGCCTTATCGGCCTGGAAAAGGCCGCCGTTCCTGAAGAAGCCCAGCCCGGCAAGCGCAAAAAGAAAGCCGCCGCCTCCAAGGTCGAAAGCGCCAAGCTGGCCGCTCTCATCGAGCAGATGGAGCCCATCATGGAGGAGGGCCAGAAGGTGCTCGTCTTCTCCCAGTTCGTGGAGATGCTGGAGATCATCCAGGCAGAGACCAGTCAGCAAGGCTGGACCACCTTCATTCTCACCGGTGCTACGGAGGACCGGGGTGCCCTGGTCAGCGCCTTTCAGGAGCATGACGGTCCGGCCATCTTCCTCATCAGCCTCAAGGCAGGCGGGTTCGGGCTTAACCTCACCGCCGCCAGCTACGTCATCCTTTACGACCCCTGGTGGAATCCTGCCGTGGAGGCCCAGGCCATTGACCGCACCCACCGTATCGGCCAGAAGCAGACCGTGTTTGCCTACCGCCTGCTCATCAAGGACAGCATCGAGGAAAAAATCCGCATGCTCCAAAAGCAGAAAGGCGCGCTTGCCCAGGACATCCTGGGGGAGGAAAGCTTCGCCCAGGGCCTTACCCTTAGTGACTTTAGCTTTTTGTTAGGCTAG
- a CDS encoding TspO/MBR family protein: MKPALSKWNSTLALLGFLVITFCAPALGAFTLPGEWYAGLNKPSWNPPSWVFGPAWTLLYTLMAVAAWLVWKQGGWTRQRRPLTLYFIQLALNAAWTPVFFGAHQMGAALAVIIALWLAILLTLINFWRVRLSSGLLLVPYLAWVTFATTLNFTLWRMNP; this comes from the coding sequence ATGAAACCTGCTCTTTCCAAATGGAACTCAACCCTGGCTCTGCTGGGGTTCCTGGTAATCACCTTCTGTGCTCCGGCCCTGGGAGCCTTTACCCTTCCTGGCGAGTGGTATGCGGGCCTGAACAAACCCTCCTGGAATCCGCCCTCCTGGGTTTTTGGTCCCGCCTGGACGCTGCTTTATACCCTCATGGCCGTCGCCGCCTGGCTGGTGTGGAAGCAGGGCGGGTGGACCCGGCAGCGCCGACCCCTGACCTTGTATTTCATTCAACTGGCCCTCAATGCCGCCTGGACTCCCGTCTTCTTCGGTGCCCATCAAATGGGTGCCGCCCTGGCTGTCATCATCGCCCTATGGCTGGCCATCCTGCTGACGCTGATTAACTTTTGGCGGGTGAGGTTGTCTTCTGGCCTGCTCTTGGTTCCCTATCTGGCCTGGGTGACTTTTGCAACGACGCTCAATTTCACTCTCTGGCGGATGAATCCTTGA